One genomic segment of Microvirga terrae includes these proteins:
- a CDS encoding LuxR C-terminal-related transcriptional regulator, translated as MRQEVVVRMQSHSIAHDAVPHTTTLLICRNTVLRAGLRMILSDTPFALADRVVDLTSDISVFAESDRVLILLGESLSPNAYLETLERLKAQCPSAWVVVLADHLKPNTVLRLFEAGLNGLCSPAMGGSSLVKVLELVTDGETILPAEIGLALLEQQSRWSEPEAQEGPLFPTVGLAGRLSDREAQVLRCLMEGATNKLIARQLGLVEATVKVHIKSILRKVKAGNRTQAAMWAQQHLQLPA; from the coding sequence ATGAGACAAGAAGTTGTTGTCAGGATGCAATCGCACTCGATTGCCCATGATGCGGTACCGCATACCACGACCCTGTTGATCTGCCGCAACACTGTTCTTCGCGCTGGTCTCAGAATGATCCTATCCGACACGCCGTTCGCCTTGGCGGATCGTGTCGTTGATCTGACGTCGGACATATCAGTCTTTGCTGAGAGCGACCGCGTTCTCATCCTGTTGGGGGAGAGCCTCTCGCCGAACGCGTACCTGGAAACCCTTGAGAGGCTGAAGGCTCAGTGTCCCTCAGCCTGGGTGGTTGTTCTGGCCGATCATTTGAAGCCCAACACCGTCCTCCGTCTGTTCGAAGCCGGTCTGAATGGGCTTTGCTCCCCCGCCATGGGCGGGAGCAGCTTGGTCAAGGTTCTTGAACTGGTGACCGACGGTGAGACCATCCTTCCAGCGGAGATTGGCCTGGCCCTGCTCGAACAGCAGTCCCGTTGGAGCGAGCCGGAGGCTCAGGAAGGTCCGTTGTTCCCGACTGTCGGGTTGGCAGGGCGGCTATCGGACAGAGAGGCCCAGGTCTTGCGATGCCTGATGGAGGGCGCCACGAACAAACTCATTGCGCGTCAGCTCGGTCTCGTGGAAGCGACCGTAAAGGTCCACATCAAGAGCATTCTGAGGAAGGTCAAGGCGGGCAACCGCACCCAAGCCGCTATGTGGGCGCAGCAGCATCTGCAACTGCCTGCCTGA
- a CDS encoding recombinase family protein gives MSQRRFVAYYRVSTEKQGRSGLGLEAQQEAVRSYLNGGDWQLMSEVIEVESGKKNNRPRLTEALRLCRLHGAILIIAKLDRLARNVAFISNLMESGVEFTAVDFPQANRLTVHILAAVAEHEREMISRRTKDALAAAKARGTKLGGNRGRIHLVAKKGAEASALVRSTKARSRAADIRPIVADIQASGATSLRQIAAALNERHIRTSRGKNWTATQVMRVLGQEKAPPGLA, from the coding sequence ATGTCTCAGCGCAGGTTCGTCGCCTACTACCGCGTCAGCACCGAGAAGCAGGGCAGATCCGGCCTTGGCCTCGAGGCGCAGCAGGAAGCCGTTCGGTCGTACCTCAACGGCGGGGACTGGCAGCTCATGTCCGAGGTTATCGAAGTCGAGAGCGGCAAGAAGAACAATCGCCCTCGCCTGACCGAAGCCCTCCGGCTGTGCCGGCTCCATGGCGCCATCCTGATCATCGCCAAGCTGGATCGTCTCGCCCGCAACGTCGCCTTCATCAGCAACTTGATGGAGTCCGGGGTTGAGTTCACGGCCGTCGACTTCCCGCAGGCCAATCGGCTGACGGTTCACATTCTGGCTGCCGTGGCCGAGCATGAGCGTGAGATGATTTCCAGGCGGACCAAGGACGCCCTCGCCGCTGCCAAGGCGCGTGGGACGAAGCTCGGCGGGAACCGCGGCCGGATCCACCTCGTGGCCAAGAAAGGCGCTGAGGCCAGCGCCCTTGTCCGGTCGACCAAGGCAAGGAGCCGTGCGGCCGACATCAGACCTATCGTTGCCGACATCCAGGCGAGCGGCGCCACGTCTCTCCGGCAGATAGCAGCCGCCCTGAATGAACGGCACATCAGGACGTCTCGGGGCAAGAACTGGACCGCGACGCAGGTGATGCGGGTACTCGGTCAAGAAAAAGCCCCGCCGGGATTGGCCTGA
- a CDS encoding DUF6894 family protein gives MPRYFFDTYDGERFVPDPDGVDLPDLAAAKAEAQKALTDIARDALPNGDQRTFMVSVRGGTGELLARASLTLIVEDVEVAA, from the coding sequence GTGCCGCGTTACTTCTTCGACACCTACGATGGTGAGCGTTTCGTCCCCGACCCTGATGGAGTCGACCTGCCGGATCTCGCGGCGGCGAAAGCCGAGGCGCAAAAAGCCCTGACGGATATCGCTCGGGATGCCCTCCCCAACGGCGACCAGCGGACTTTCATGGTCAGCGTCAGAGGAGGGACGGGAGAACTGCTGGCGCGGGCGTCGCTCACCCTCATCGTCGAGGATGTCGAAGTGGCAGCGTAG
- a CDS encoding WGR domain-containing protein yields MRQLSFAFLLAGSHAVRGEPTSGSSASEAGTRPVTLRRIDPARNMRRFYSLEVEWDLLGNVVLVRRWGRIGSAGKVRLDAHAGEGEALAALQALQMAKARKGYQPMVRA; encoded by the coding sequence ATGCGCCAACTGTCCTTCGCCTTCCTGCTCGCTGGCAGCCATGCCGTCCGGGGCGAACCCACATCTGGATCGTCCGCCAGCGAGGCGGGGACTCGGCCCGTCACCCTGCGCCGGATCGATCCAGCCAGGAACATGCGCCGCTTCTACTCCCTCGAGGTGGAGTGGGATCTGCTCGGAAATGTCGTTTTGGTCCGCCGTTGGGGACGGATCGGCAGCGCCGGGAAGGTCCGCTTGGACGCTCATGCAGGAGAGGGCGAGGCTCTCGCAGCCCTCCAAGCCCTTCAGATGGCCAAGGCGAGGAAGGGCTATCAGCCTATGGTTCGAGCGTAG
- a CDS encoding DUF1127 domain-containing protein, protein MFLSVVLSTLRQWHRSRKTARELGALTDRELSDIGLTRGDISKAVRQGR, encoded by the coding sequence ATGTTTCTGTCGGTCGTTCTTTCCACCCTTCGCCAGTGGCACCGTTCCCGTAAAACTGCCCGCGAGCTGGGAGCTTTGACGGATCGGGAGCTCTCCGACATTGGTCTGACGCGGGGCGACATTTCGAAGGCCGTTCGGCAGGGGCGATGA